A stretch of Gemmobacter fulvus DNA encodes these proteins:
- a CDS encoding ArsR/SmtB family transcription factor: MTLPAPVTGPEAEGCTTLPADEMMVQATAAAGFLKALAHEGRLMILCHLQSGEKSVTELEQLLSSRQAAVSQQLARLRLEGLVSCRREGKTMFYSIQDPKVATAIGMVYEMFCKLPSGRS, translated from the coding sequence ATGACGCTTCCCGCCCCCGTGACCGGCCCCGAGGCCGAAGGCTGCACCACGCTGCCCGCCGATGAAATGATGGTGCAGGCCACCGCCGCTGCCGGGTTTCTGAAGGCGCTGGCGCATGAGGGGCGGCTGATGATCCTGTGCCATTTGCAGTCGGGCGAAAAATCAGTGACGGAACTGGAACAACTGCTGTCGTCGCGGCAGGCGGCGGTCAGCCAGCAACTCGCGCGGCTGCGGCTGGAAGGGCTGGTCAGCTGTCGGCGCGAGGGCAAGACGATGTTCTATTCGATTCAGGATCCGAAAGTCGCCACTGCCATCGGCATGGTCTACGAGATGTTCTGCAAGCTGCCCTCGGGCCGCAGCTAG
- a CDS encoding flavin reductase family protein yields the protein MKDIVKTPDGTSARDFRDALGRFATGITIVTIAGPEGPMGFTANSFASVSLDPPLVLWSPARASSRFDLFAGAQDYAIHILALDQFELIARFGRSGAGFAGLEHTLSPDGVPRIPGALARFECQRHAAHDGGDHLIVVGRVKRFALRDGAPLVFSQGAYGGFLHGG from the coding sequence ATGAAAGATATCGTGAAGACGCCCGATGGCACGAGCGCACGCGATTTCCGGGATGCGCTGGGGCGCTTTGCCACCGGCATTACGATTGTGACCATTGCCGGGCCAGAGGGCCCGATGGGATTTACCGCCAACAGCTTTGCCTCGGTCTCGCTGGATCCGCCGCTGGTGCTGTGGTCGCCTGCCCGCGCCTCCAGCCGCTTTGACCTGTTTGCCGGGGCGCAGGATTACGCGATTCACATTCTGGCTCTGGATCAGTTCGAGCTGATTGCCCGCTTTGGCCGGTCGGGCGCAGGCTTTGCCGGGTTGGAGCATACGCTCTCGCCCGATGGCGTGCCGCGGATCCCGGGCGCGCTGGCGCGGTTTGAATGCCAACGCCACGCCGCGCATGATGGCGGCGATCATTTGATCGTCGTGGGCCGGGTCAAACGCTTTGCGCTGCGCGACGGCGCGCCCCTGGTGTTCAGCCAGGGGGCCTATGGCGGGTTTCTGCATGGCGGCTGA
- a CDS encoding PAS domain-containing protein encodes MAGIGFGGGTGGKGGAGSEPPQAFARHAMIQEVRGYWEALRQGDTLPSRADIDPRGIKGALTGAFLIEHNTPGIGRLRIAGMNFTDFLGMDARGMPLSALFDPLAWPRLADALDQMVQRPAILDMQLEAEAGPGRPALLARMLLLPLRRDETRSAMSLGCLALPPLSAPPAGRMMIRHLRADPVLPSHLRAVPHARARLASFAESPAPEFRVKPSPAARPYLRLVDTDPDHP; translated from the coding sequence ATGGCGGGCATCGGGTTCGGCGGTGGCACGGGCGGCAAGGGTGGTGCGGGATCCGAACCGCCGCAGGCCTTCGCGCGTCATGCCATGATCCAGGAAGTGCGCGGTTATTGGGAGGCGTTGCGGCAGGGCGATACCCTGCCCAGCCGCGCCGACATCGACCCGCGTGGCATCAAGGGCGCGCTGACCGGGGCTTTTCTGATCGAGCATAATACGCCGGGCATCGGGCGGCTGCGCATTGCAGGCATGAATTTCACCGATTTTCTGGGCATGGATGCACGCGGCATGCCGCTGTCGGCACTGTTCGATCCGCTGGCCTGGCCCCGGCTGGCCGATGCGCTGGACCAGATGGTGCAGCGCCCCGCCATTCTGGACATGCAGCTTGAGGCAGAGGCCGGGCCGGGCCGCCCGGCCCTGCTGGCGCGGATGCTGCTGCTGCCCCTGCGCCGGGACGAGACGCGTAGCGCGATGAGCCTGGGCTGCCTTGCCCTGCCGCCGCTGTCCGCACCACCCGCGGGCCGAATGATGATCCGGCATCTGCGCGCCGACCCGGTGCTGCCGTCGCATCTGCGCGCAGTGCCCCACGCCCGGGCGCGGTTGGCCAGTTTTGCCGAAAGCCCGGCGCCGGAGTTCCGGGTCAAGCCCAGCCCCGCCGCCCGGCCCTATCTGCGCCTTGTCGATACCGACCCCGATCATCCCTGA
- a CDS encoding YicC/YloC family endoribonuclease: protein MTVSMTGFAARKGQGAGISWAWDLRAVNGKGLDLRLRVPDWIDGLELALRNELGRALSRGNVNLTLRVSRDLAEGSEALRLNLAALRAVLTALGTVETVAMETGVTLKQATQADVLAFRGVIEAGTADEDTAPLRAALLADLTGLLAEFNAMRAAEGAALQGVITAQLDQIDALTQAATAQVVTRKATQTELLHEAVARILSATDADPARLAQELALLAVKTDVTEELDRLRAHVAAARSLLAEPGPVGRKFDFLMQEFMREANTLCSKAQDLALTRIGLDLKTVIDQMREQVQNVE, encoded by the coding sequence ATGACCGTTTCAATGACCGGATTCGCCGCGCGCAAAGGACAAGGCGCGGGGATCAGCTGGGCCTGGGATCTGCGCGCGGTCAATGGCAAGGGGCTGGACCTGCGGCTGCGCGTGCCCGACTGGATCGACGGGCTGGAACTGGCGCTGCGCAACGAACTGGGCCGCGCCCTGAGCCGGGGCAATGTGAACCTGACCCTGCGTGTCAGCCGCGATCTGGCCGAGGGCAGCGAGGCGCTGCGGCTGAACCTTGCCGCCCTGCGCGCGGTGCTGACGGCTCTGGGCACGGTCGAGACGGTGGCGATGGAAACCGGGGTGACGCTGAAACAGGCGACGCAGGCCGATGTGCTGGCCTTTCGCGGTGTGATCGAGGCGGGCACGGCGGATGAGGATACCGCGCCGCTGCGCGCGGCCCTTCTGGCCGATCTGACGGGGCTTCTTGCCGAGTTCAACGCGATGCGCGCAGCGGAAGGCGCGGCGCTGCAGGGGGTCATCACCGCGCAGCTGGATCAGATCGACGCGCTGACCCAGGCCGCCACAGCGCAGGTGGTCACGCGTAAGGCTACACAGACCGAATTGCTGCACGAGGCGGTGGCGCGGATCCTGAGCGCGACCGACGCCGATCCGGCCCGCCTTGCGCAAGAGCTGGCGCTGCTGGCGGTGAAAACCGATGTGACCGAAGAGCTGGATCGCCTGCGTGCCCATGTCGCCGCCGCCCGCAGCCTGTTGGCAGAGCCGGGGCCGGTGGGCCGCAAGTTCGATTTCCTGATGCAGGAATTCATGCGCGAGGCCAATACGCTCTGTTCCAAGGCGCAGGATCTGGCGCTGACCCGCATCGGGCTTGACCTCAAGACAGTGATCGACCAGATGCGGGAACAGGTTCAGAACGTGGAATGA
- a CDS encoding vanadium-dependent haloperoxidase, protein MFRNLVQAALLSLTLLGASPVRAAAPDAGGVLITWYRLVLELVRHTPTYSPPVASRAFAYLGVTAWEVSASAAPDSRTSLAGQLPELPPLPARAAGAYDEAVVMQAALTDSVVHFFGNTGPTGQRAMAAMAAKLDTSLTADVAPEIVARSSAHGKAIAAHVIAWAASDGGAVIDNMGFPMTFTPQPGPSHWVPTSKIVQQQAPLLPDWGNNRTFAMPSGSACPLPPPPDYSEAPGSAFFAEGKEVYDVSQTLTDEQKLIARFWSDDPMLSPTPPGHWISIALDLAQRENLSPERSADLLARLGITMADSFIGCWDSKFDHDLLRPVTYIRRVIAPKWEPLLITPPFPEYPSGHSTQSGAAAAVMTAIFGAEFAFDDATHEADGLPVRHFSSFAAAAEEAALSRLYGGIHFRAAIERGLDQGTCIGAHATALRTLK, encoded by the coding sequence ATGTTCCGCAACCTTGTCCAAGCTGCCCTGCTGTCCCTGACCTTGTTGGGGGCAAGCCCGGTCCGGGCCGCAGCGCCCGATGCAGGCGGCGTGCTGATCACCTGGTATCGGCTGGTGCTGGAGCTGGTGCGCCATACCCCCACCTATTCGCCGCCCGTCGCCAGCCGCGCCTTTGCCTATCTGGGCGTGACCGCCTGGGAGGTGAGCGCCTCTGCCGCGCCTGACAGCCGCACCAGCCTTGCCGGGCAGCTGCCCGAACTGCCGCCGCTGCCTGCCCGCGCCGCAGGGGCCTATGACGAGGCGGTGGTGATGCAGGCGGCGCTGACGGATTCGGTCGTGCATTTCTTTGGCAATACCGGCCCCACCGGCCAACGCGCCATGGCGGCGATGGCCGCCAAGCTGGATACGAGCCTGACCGCCGATGTCGCGCCCGAGATCGTGGCCCGCAGCAGCGCCCATGGCAAGGCGATTGCCGCGCATGTCATCGCCTGGGCTGCCAGTGACGGCGGGGCGGTGATCGACAATATGGGCTTTCCGATGACCTTCACGCCGCAACCCGGCCCGTCGCATTGGGTGCCCACCTCGAAGATCGTGCAACAGCAGGCGCCCTTGCTGCCGGACTGGGGCAACAACCGCACCTTTGCCATGCCCTCGGGCAGTGCCTGCCCGCTGCCGCCGCCGCCGGACTACAGCGAAGCGCCCGGCTCGGCCTTTTTTGCCGAGGGGAAAGAGGTCTATGATGTCAGCCAGACGCTGACGGATGAGCAGAAGCTGATCGCGCGTTTCTGGTCGGATGATCCGATGCTGTCGCCCACCCCACCCGGCCACTGGATCTCGATTGCGCTGGATCTGGCGCAGCGCGAGAATCTGTCGCCCGAACGCAGCGCCGATCTGCTGGCCCGGCTGGGCATCACCATGGCCGATTCCTTCATCGGCTGCTGGGACAGCAAGTTCGACCATGACCTGCTGCGCCCCGTCACCTATATCCGCCGGGTGATCGCGCCCAAATGGGAACCGCTGCTGATCACGCCGCCCTTCCCCGAATATCCCTCGGGCCACAGCACCCAATCCGGGGCCGCCGCCGCCGTGATGACGGCCATTTTCGGCGCAGAGTTTGCGTTTGACGATGCCACCCACGAGGCGGATGGCCTGCCAGTGCGGCATTTCTCCAGCTTTGCCGCTGCTGCCGAGGAAGCGGCGCTGTCGCGGCTGTATGGCGGCATCCATTTCCGTGCCGCGATTGAACGCGGTCTGGATCAGGGGACCTGTATCGGTGCCCATGCCACCGCCCTCCGCACCCTGAAATGA
- a CDS encoding alpha-D-ribose 1-methylphosphonate 5-triphosphate diphosphatase, with protein sequence MAAVAVMIFANADLVLPETVLRGALTVEAGRITDIRAGADVPAGALDCGGDLLMPGLIELHTDNLERHIEPRPKVGWPHEVAILAHDAELAGCGITTVFDALRVGSIPSRTKGNYGEYARALADEILGLRASGVLKISHYLHLRAEICSETLEAELDKFGPQDRVGIVSLMDHTPGQRQFRDLTQLRHYLMDKYGFTEAEFAAHVADRRALSARVGALHEAAAVAAARRMGAHIASHDDTLAADVAQSAAHGAGFAEFPTTLEAAAACQAQGIAVMMGAPNLIRGGSHSGNVAAAALAEAGLLDILSSDYIPAALLQAALRLGTLWGDLSRGVATVTAAPAAAVGLADRGRLAPGLRADLIRVARHGDTPLMRGTWVLGARVA encoded by the coding sequence ATGGCGGCGGTGGCTGTGATGATCTTTGCCAATGCCGACCTGGTGCTGCCCGAAACGGTGCTGCGCGGCGCGCTGACAGTCGAGGCCGGGCGCATCACCGACATCCGCGCCGGGGCGGATGTGCCCGCAGGGGCGCTGGATTGCGGCGGCGATCTGCTGATGCCGGGGTTGATCGAGCTGCATACCGACAATCTGGAGCGCCATATCGAGCCCCGCCCCAAGGTCGGCTGGCCGCATGAGGTGGCCATTCTGGCCCATGATGCCGAGCTGGCGGGCTGCGGCATCACGACGGTGTTCGATGCGCTGCGCGTCGGATCGATCCCGTCGCGGACCAAGGGCAATTACGGCGAATATGCCCGTGCGCTGGCCGACGAGATTTTAGGCCTGCGCGCGTCAGGGGTGCTGAAGATCAGCCATTACCTGCATCTGCGCGCCGAGATCTGTTCGGAAACGCTTGAGGCAGAGCTGGACAAATTCGGCCCGCAGGATCGGGTTGGCATCGTCAGCCTGATGGATCACACGCCGGGGCAGCGGCAGTTCCGCGATCTGACGCAGCTGCGCCATTACCTGATGGACAAATATGGCTTTACCGAAGCCGAGTTTGCGGCGCATGTCGCCGACCGGCGCGCCCTGTCGGCCCGTGTCGGGGCGCTGCATGAGGCGGCGGCAGTGGCGGCGGCACGGCGCATGGGCGCGCATATCGCCAGCCATGATGACACGCTGGCGGCGGATGTGGCGCAATCGGCGGCGCATGGTGCGGGCTTTGCCGAATTTCCGACGACACTGGAGGCCGCCGCCGCCTGTCAGGCGCAGGGCATTGCGGTGATGATGGGCGCGCCCAATCTGATCCGGGGCGGATCCCATTCCGGCAATGTGGCGGCGGCGGCGCTGGCCGAGGCGGGGCTGCTCGACATCTTGTCGTCGGATTACATTCCGGCGGCGCTGCTGCAGGCGGCGCTGCGGCTGGGCACGCTGTGGGGGGATCTGTCGCGGGGCGTGGCGACGGTGACGGCGGCCCCCGCTGCGGCGGTCGGGCTGGCGGATCGCGGGCGGCTGGCGCCGGGCCTGCGCGCCGATCTGATCCGCGTGGCACGGCATGGCGATACGCCGCTGATGCGCGGCACCTGGGTTCTGGGGGCGCGCGTCGCCTGA
- a CDS encoding PHP domain-containing protein has product MTQHLPAFTAPGRFWRGNLHTHSTRSDGVLPPEEVCRRYRAEGYDFLALTDHFVGQYGYPIVDTVPFRTPGFTTILGAELHSGPMQNGELWHILAVGLPADFAPGNAPDFGVHPGMETGPEIAARAVAAGAFVAIAHPQWSGLTLADARSVTAAHAVEVYNHGCAAGCDRPDGFAIADLLLTEGRSLSLIATDDAHFSEPDHFGGWVMVKATENTPEALLASLKAGLFYSSQGPELRDVTVLPDRVIVESSAVASVIVQGAGTAAKGVHGASMTRTEVPLNRLAQSPWLRITVIDAAGRRAWSNPVRRDQG; this is encoded by the coding sequence ATGACTCAGCACCTGCCTGCCTTCACCGCCCCCGGCCGCTTCTGGCGCGGCAATCTGCACACCCATTCCACCCGCTCGGACGGGGTATTGCCGCCCGAAGAGGTGTGCCGCCGCTATCGGGCGGAGGGCTATGATTTTCTGGCGCTGACCGATCATTTCGTGGGGCAATACGGCTATCCGATCGTCGATACCGTGCCGTTCCGCACGCCCGGCTTCACCACCATCCTCGGGGCCGAGCTGCATTCCGGCCCGATGCAGAATGGCGAGCTGTGGCATATTCTGGCCGTCGGCCTGCCCGCGGATTTCGCGCCGGGCAATGCGCCGGATTTCGGCGTGCATCCGGGCATGGAAACCGGGCCCGAGATTGCAGCGCGGGCCGTGGCGGCGGGGGCCTTTGTTGCCATCGCCCATCCGCAATGGTCGGGGCTGACGCTGGCCGATGCGCGCAGCGTGACCGCCGCCCATGCGGTCGAGGTCTATAACCACGGCTGCGCGGCGGGTTGCGACCGGCCTGACGGCTTTGCCATTGCCGACCTGCTGCTGACCGAAGGCCGCAGCCTGAGCCTGATTGCCACCGATGACGCGCATTTCAGCGAACCGGATCATTTCGGCGGCTGGGTGATGGTGAAAGCCACCGAAAACACGCCCGAGGCGCTGCTGGCCAGCCTGAAGGCCGGGCTGTTCTATTCCAGCCAGGGGCCGGAACTGCGCGATGTGACCGTGCTGCCGGATCGGGTGATCGTGGAAAGCTCTGCCGTGGCCTCGGTCATCGTGCAGGGGGCGGGCACGGCGGCCAAGGGCGTGCATGGAGCCTCGATGACACGGACCGAAGTGCCGCTGAACCGTCTGGCACAATCGCCCTGGCTGCGGATCACGGTGATTGATGCGGCGGGGCGGCGGGCCTGGTCGAACCCGGTGCGCCGCGATCAGGGATGA
- a CDS encoding magnesium transporter CorA family protein, whose protein sequence is MLLAYRAEGGRMLPGASVQTAQWIDLVTPDAEEAAQVAALGLEVPSLADMEEIELSNRLYHEGGAHYMTVVMSGQRADGARITGPVTFILSPERLVTVRHHTPRPFDTYPPRAGKMGAGCATPAAVFLGLIEEIIGRQADHLEETGRGLDTVTTTIYTADPTRRTPERLQVTLQRVGREGEMLGKVRLALMTLARAVSFFQQLPAAADHTALVAGLQRDMQALEVHADFLASRVALASDATLGMIDLDQNTTVRIVSVVAVLFLPPTLIASIYGMNFAHMPELAQSWGYPAALLAMVASAVLTWTYFKWRRWL, encoded by the coding sequence ATGCTTTTGGCCTATCGGGCAGAGGGGGGCAGGATGCTGCCCGGCGCAAGCGTGCAGACGGCGCAATGGATCGACCTTGTGACGCCCGACGCAGAGGAGGCCGCACAGGTGGCCGCGCTGGGGCTGGAGGTGCCGAGCCTCGCCGACATGGAAGAGATCGAACTGTCGAACCGGCTCTATCACGAAGGCGGCGCGCATTACATGACCGTGGTGATGAGCGGCCAACGCGCCGATGGTGCGCGGATCACCGGCCCAGTCACCTTCATCCTGTCGCCCGAGCGGCTGGTGACGGTGCGCCACCACACGCCGCGCCCGTTTGACACCTATCCGCCGCGCGCGGGCAAGATGGGGGCGGGCTGCGCCACCCCGGCGGCGGTGTTTCTGGGCCTGATCGAGGAAATCATCGGGCGGCAGGCCGATCATCTGGAAGAAACCGGCCGTGGGCTCGATACCGTGACGACCACGATCTACACCGCCGATCCGACCCGCCGCACGCCGGAGCGGCTGCAAGTCACGCTGCAACGGGTGGGCCGCGAGGGCGAGATGCTGGGCAAGGTGCGGCTGGCGCTGATGACGCTGGCGCGGGCGGTCAGCTTCTTTCAGCAATTGCCGGCGGCGGCGGATCATACCGCCCTTGTGGCTGGTTTGCAGCGCGACATGCAGGCGCTGGAGGTTCATGCCGATTTTCTGGCGTCGCGGGTGGCGCTGGCCTCGGATGCGACGCTGGGCATGATTGATCTGGACCAGAATACCACCGTGCGCATCGTGTCGGTGGTGGCGGTGCTGTTCCTGCCGCCGACGCTGATCGCGTCGATCTACGGCATGAACTTTGCGCATATGCCGGAACTGGCACAGAGCTGGGGTTATCCGGCGGCGCTGCTGGCGATGGTGGCGAGTGCGGTGCTGACCTGGACCTATTTCAAATGGCGGCGGTGGCTGTGA
- a CDS encoding CRTAC1 family protein, translating into MRPALAVVLLAPPAFADDPAIPQYVAETLPAGLTHSFTGEWEFMVGGGAAAFDCSGDDKPDLLLAGGTSQASLWRNDSATGGALRFSKIQAGVELGGVTGAWPLDVDSDGITDLALLRVGENVLLRGLGDCRFERANEAWGFDGGDAWSTAFAATWERGEAWPTLAIGNYIDPRQDAFPWGSCTDNWLHRPEGSRFAAPLPLTPSFCALSILFTDWNRAGQPALRISNDREYYKGGQEQMWHLDPGAPPRLYTEAEGWQRLRIWGMGIASHDFDFDGLPEYVLTSMADNKFQVLTDPKADPLLPRYADVALAKGAVAQRPYTGGEVKPSTAWHTQIEDVNNDGRADIFIAKGNVSAMPDFAMADPNNLLLQRTDGTFMEAGDRAGVASMLTARGGAVVDLNADGWLDLLVVNRNAPAELWRNGGLADRAAAAHWIALEPQQPTPNQHAVNGWVEVRANGVTQRREITLGGGHGGGQLAPQHFGLGAAQEAEVRVLWPDGSASAWATLSADTLWSLPKDAAPVARR; encoded by the coding sequence ATGCGCCCTGCCCTTGCCGTCGTGCTGCTGGCCCCGCCCGCCTTTGCCGATGATCCGGCCATTCCGCAGTATGTCGCGGAAACCCTGCCCGCCGGGCTGACCCACAGCTTTACCGGCGAATGGGAGTTCATGGTGGGCGGCGGCGCAGCGGCGTTTGACTGTTCGGGCGATGACAAGCCCGATCTGCTGCTGGCCGGGGGCACGTCGCAGGCGAGCCTGTGGCGCAATGACAGCGCCACGGGCGGCGCGCTGCGGTTCAGCAAGATACAGGCCGGGGTGGAGCTGGGCGGCGTGACCGGGGCCTGGCCGCTGGATGTGGACAGCGACGGGATCACCGATCTGGCGCTGCTGCGCGTCGGGGAAAACGTATTGCTGCGCGGCCTTGGCGACTGCCGGTTTGAAAGGGCGAACGAGGCCTGGGGCTTTGACGGCGGCGATGCCTGGTCCACCGCCTTTGCCGCCACATGGGAACGCGGGGAAGCATGGCCGACGCTGGCCATCGGCAATTACATTGACCCCAGGCAGGATGCCTTTCCCTGGGGCAGTTGCACCGACAACTGGCTGCACCGCCCCGAGGGCAGCCGCTTTGCCGCCCCGCTGCCGCTGACGCCCAGCTTTTGCGCGCTGTCGATCCTGTTCACCGACTGGAACCGCGCGGGCCAGCCTGCGCTGCGCATCAGCAATGACCGCGAATATTACAAGGGCGGGCAAGAGCAGATGTGGCATCTGGATCCCGGAGCCCCGCCGCGCCTGTATACCGAGGCCGAAGGCTGGCAGCGCCTGCGCATCTGGGGCATGGGCATCGCCAGCCATGATTTCGATTTCGACGGCCTGCCGGAATATGTGTTGACCTCGATGGCCGACAACAAGTTTCAGGTGCTGACCGACCCGAAGGCGGATCCCCTGCTGCCACGCTATGCCGATGTGGCTTTGGCCAAGGGCGCGGTGGCGCAACGCCCCTATACCGGCGGCGAGGTCAAACCCTCTACCGCCTGGCACACCCAGATCGAAGATGTGAACAATGACGGGCGGGCCGATATCTTCATCGCCAAGGGCAATGTGTCGGCCATGCCCGATTTCGCCATGGCCGATCCCAACAACCTGTTGCTGCAACGCACCGATGGCACCTTCATGGAGGCGGGCGACCGCGCCGGGGTGGCCTCGATGCTGACGGCGCGTGGCGGGGCGGTGGTGGATCTGAACGCGGATGGCTGGCTGGATCTGCTGGTGGTCAACCGCAATGCCCCGGCAGAGCTGTGGCGCAATGGCGGGCTGGCGGACAGGGCGGCAGCGGCGCATTGGATCGCGCTTGAACCACAGCAACCCACCCCCAACCAGCACGCGGTGAACGGCTGGGTGGAGGTGCGCGCCAATGGCGTGACCCAGCGGCGCGAGATAACGCTGGGCGGCGGCCATGGTGGCGGGCAGCTCGCGCCGCAGCATTTCGGGCTTGGCGCCGCGCAAGAGGCCGAGGTGCGGGTGCTGTGGCCGGATGGCAGCGCCTCGGCCTGGGCCACGCTTTCGGCAGATACGCTGTGGTCCCTGCCGAAAGACGCAGCCCCGGTGGCGCGGCGTTAA
- a CDS encoding pre-peptidase C-terminal domain-containing protein, which translates to MTNIPGNTSTTSRISTTGQTRSSLDFQGDSDWFRIDLKAGLTYDFRLSGDGGPSTLDDGRMYIRDALGNVIGSPTYTDGLLRITPSVGGTFYLSIEDYSSDGLAEGSYVIQSSFSDTIVNNATTDRSITGTGTTSSSLGQESDSDWFRLELSQGLSYGFALSGDGSVNTLDDARIELLDENGSRIAYDYNGGLIRFNPTGSGEYFIAVLDYSSDGRAEGNYRITAMMNDRIVNNSATTSVLAANGKITSKVDAPNDTDWHKVTLKAGITYGFDISGTAASGLSDPDLYLRDGTGATILANGANYYNAASAISWTAQQAGTYFVQAGNINETDTGGYVLRSTATDTVRNDTLTTQSLRDGERRTGTIDVATDQDWFKLQLTEGRSYTFTLSGDGSADALTGKHVALYDADGVRLTYSSTSTGSASATITFTASEGGSYFIGAAGYYTSETGGFALRIGSDARVFTGTSAANDILGNAQNNVIRGAGGNDLLAGSGGNDTLYGDAGRDRLEGGAAADRLFGGSGADTLGGGTGNDRLTGGSGADVFVFGRNGDADTIVDFASVDTIRLSGLGVSTVRAALAEATESRGNVIFDFGRGDVLTVLNSTKAALADDLIFG; encoded by the coding sequence ATGACCAACATTCCCGGCAACACCTCCACCACATCGCGGATCTCCACCACCGGCCAGACCCGCTCGTCGCTGGATTTTCAGGGCGACAGCGATTGGTTCCGCATCGATCTGAAAGCCGGGCTGACCTATGATTTCCGGCTCAGCGGCGATGGCGGCCCCAGCACGCTGGACGACGGGCGCATGTATATCCGCGATGCGTTGGGCAATGTGATCGGCTCTCCGACCTATACTGACGGATTGCTGCGGATCACGCCCAGCGTCGGCGGCACCTTCTATCTGTCGATCGAGGATTACAGCTCGGACGGTCTGGCCGAGGGCAGCTATGTGATCCAGTCGAGCTTCAGCGATACCATCGTCAATAACGCCACCACGGATCGCAGCATCACCGGAACCGGCACCACCAGCAGCAGCCTGGGCCAGGAGAGCGACAGCGACTGGTTCCGGCTGGAGCTGAGCCAGGGGCTGAGCTACGGCTTTGCACTGTCGGGCGACGGCTCGGTCAATACGCTGGATGATGCGCGGATCGAGTTGCTGGACGAAAACGGCAGCCGCATCGCCTATGATTACAATGGCGGCTTGATCCGCTTCAATCCCACTGGCTCGGGCGAGTATTTCATCGCGGTGCTGGACTACAGCAGCGATGGCAGGGCCGAGGGCAATTACCGCATCACCGCGATGATGAACGACCGGATCGTGAACAATAGCGCCACCACCTCGGTTCTGGCGGCCAATGGCAAGATCACCTCGAAGGTGGATGCGCCGAACGATACCGATTGGCACAAGGTGACGCTGAAGGCCGGGATCACCTATGGCTTTGACATCAGCGGCACGGCGGCCAGCGGCCTGTCGGACCCCGATCTGTATCTGCGCGATGGCACCGGGGCCACGATCCTTGCCAATGGTGCCAATTATTACAATGCCGCTTCCGCCATCAGTTGGACCGCGCAACAGGCCGGCACCTATTTCGTGCAGGCGGGCAATATCAACGAAACCGATACCGGCGGGTATGTGCTGCGCTCTACCGCCACCGACACGGTGCGCAATGACACGCTGACCACCCAGTCGCTGCGCGATGGCGAGCGGCGGACCGGCACAATCGACGTGGCCACCGATCAGGACTGGTTCAAGCTGCAACTGACCGAAGGCCGCAGCTATACCTTCACGCTGAGCGGTGACGGCTCTGCCGATGCGCTGACCGGCAAGCATGTGGCGCTGTATGATGCCGATGGCGTGCGCCTGACCTATAGCTCTACCTCCACGGGCAGTGCTTCGGCCACGATCACTTTCACGGCCAGCGAAGGAGGCAGCTATTTCATCGGTGCTGCGGGTTATTACACCAGCGAAACTGGCGGTTTCGCCCTGCGCATCGGATCGGATGCGCGTGTGTTCACCGGCACGTCGGCGGCGAATGACATTCTGGGCAATGCGCAGAACAATGTGATCCGCGGCGCGGGCGGCAATGATCTGCTGGCGGGCAGTGGTGGCAATGACACGCTCTATGGCGATGCGGGCCGGGACCGGCTGGAGGGCGGCGCCGCCGCTGACCGGCTGTTCGGCGGCTCTGGCGCGGATACGCTAGGCGGGGGCACCGGCAATGACCGGCTGACCGGCGGCAGCGGCGCCGATGTCTTTGTGTTCGGGCGCAATGGCGATGCCGATACGATCGTCGATTTCGCCAGTGTCGATACCATCCGCCTGTCGGGCCTTGGCGTCAGCACCGTGCGCGCGGCTTTGGCCGAAGCGACCGAAAGCCGTGGCAATGTGATCTTTGATTTCGGCCGGGGCGATGTGCTGACCGTGCTGAACAGCACCAAGGCCGCGCTTGCGGATGATCTCATCTTCGGCTGA